The nucleotide sequence GTCATTTGTTCAAGCTAACTAGTTAGCCTAATATGAACAACAGCTCATTGTTCATATTTGTGTGCTGTGTGTTTACTGCCGATTATTCAACaaactgtttacatttttcaaagcCATGGATGTGTCGGTGATTATACAGTAATAGAGGCCACTGAGTTTCATGAAAACTGCAGCAGTTAAACAGAAACTTGTGTTTTTACCCCTAAAACGAGAGGGACATCAAACACTTCAGAAATATAGTTTCTGTTATGCTTTAGTACAAACCAAACTAATACACATTTGTTCAGAAGAAGAAAATGTATCtccaatgaaaataacattttaaacaaacataaacaacattataCTCAAAGGTCAAAGAAATGTTTTACATGAATTGGTTTATATTTAGTATTTTGAACTAAATTTCAGCTGGGACCCACTTTTAACATGTTTCCAAACCATTTAAATCTTGCATGAGGTGTAAGTTCCTATAAAATTAACATGGTATTGTGACATTTTTCTATCTGAATTTGAATAAAGGGCATTGTTTTATTAAAGTATTCCTTCTCACAAACTTTTGTGCACAGCAAACTAACAGTTGTAGAGAAATGGCTTATGGTGTTTTACTTGAGCTGTCTAACAGCCTTACAGAAGGATAGACATTCAAGAGTGGAAAcaaatttgattaaagattaccaaaattTCTTGCAAAGAGTAATCATTCACCTCAAGAAGAGCAATGTGAGCcattaaaatctatttattttggtttgttgCAGACTTTAAGAGTTTTGTTTTTAGCTGTGCTATCTAAAATCAAACTGTCAGTTACTGTTTAATGAATAATTTACGAGTTTGTTTATTATGAAAGGATTGCAATTTAGAATTAAATGTGCCAGTCAGAGATAACTCAAATCTGTAGCTGGTCACCCCTTATTAAACAGAAACTTTGTGAcataaatatcattttaattttagaaagtttaatcattttaattaaaaaaatagaataaaatgatCTGTTTTATGGTGATCATTAATTATTGTGCAACTCTCAATCTAGTTTTCCCCCCATTCTTATCTTGCTATTTTCTCATAGTACAGAACAGCGGTTGTTGAAGGCTTTAATTCACAAATGAGAGTTTGTGCAAACTTTTGGGTGTTACCTATCTGGGTATGTCTCTGAAACTGTGTCATTTACATGAAACTATGTGATGATTTACAGCTGACATGGCAGCATATGCTGTTGGAAGATAAGTGGTCAAGCTTTAATGTCCGAAGTGACCAAAAAAATCTGCATGTTGTGTACTGGACTgtataacataaaatattgaATATCATCTTGACAAACATGATACATCATGACCCGAAAAAAAAGCCATTTCCTGTTTTTGCAAAGCAACTTTGGAGACAGTGTGGCAAGCAGAGTGAATTTAGATGCTTGCCTCCAAAATCATTCATTTCCAACAGTGTGACCTTTTAACAGACAACTAGAGAAGTGTAGCCATGGGTGGACCAATGGGGAATGTAGCTTCATGCTGGTAAAGCGATGGACAGCTTGTTCAAAAATGGTGTGAATGTCACAAGATGACACAGAAAGACTGTAGTATCAATATTTAAGACAGTAAATAACCAACAACAGGTATCATATAACCTTGGAAAAGATTTCAGTTGCAGCTAAGAAAAAAAGCTGTGTTGTCATCAAGCTGTGAAACCAGTTAATGCATCTGACCGGTCTGGTGTGTTTTTAAAGAATCCGACACGTGTGTGTTTATCCCAGATTTTTTCAGATGATGGCAATTACTGCAACCTGTAAGCTTAAGAGGACTGATTTCCTGTCAGTCACCTCATATAATGCCAGATTCATGTGTCtgctagtttttatttatttatttatttatttatttattattattattattattattattatttcttcttgGTCATTATAATTTTGTTATTGTCTAATCTAATtaactacactttaaaaaaaaacaaggaaacatGGATATAGGACATATTAAGTTTTTGACTTGTTCTTGCTAATTTGTGTTTACATTTCCACTGAGTAAGACAATACcaagttattttcttaatatactATAAACCCATAGACAATTGacaatttttaaaatcaaaacccACAGAAATTCAGGAATAGGAAAAATTGAGGATGTGTTCGTTTATTTGATCCACCCTGTATTCTGTTGTACACCCCACCCTTATACTGAGATCTTGTGTATCTTGTATAACCACTATTTATCTCACTCTGGCTCTGCCGCTATTGGGCTAAACTGGTTTCATGTAAGTGCTTTTGCTGAATTGTCTACTTGGCTACCTCAGCATGATATTTAGATGAAGGAGGAGTTTGAGGTTTTTGATTATTCAAGTAACTGTTCTGTAGGTGTGTGTGATATTCATCATCTGCAATAATAATGCAATTGTTGTTTTAATGATATGTTATCTGATAGGGCTGCAGTGCacgatgttgaaaaaaatctgataattttatgttttatttttctgcaataagaTTACAGTTTCACTAGTCATTTGAATgctctatttgacagttttctgaggagtctaacagcacataaatggaaaaaatcacaatgcaaaaaaatgcttttcttactttgctttgtctcgtttctagtctaaatatctaaatgcTTAATCAAGTAAAAGTATTGTTTTGCTGAAAGAAGTCAGAATTAagggtttttctttaaaacaaagcaaagttatctgccaatggggtgactATAAGCTTATTTTCACTgtcaaatgtagatatttggactagaagcaagacaaaaacTTCAAGTAATAAGGACTTTACCTTTTTTCCAGGTAAATCTTTGTTATACCTCCAAACATATTTTTTGGACCCAAATATTTTAcactctcttgaaatgctcagtcacaCGTCACAGGCCTTCAAAAACCCATGCTAATGATAAattttcactctattatggttaaaaagttattaaatgatGCCAGTGAATTCACATGTCAGATGTCTTCTGTAGCACCtgctcaactataattcagactcaactttgcatatcttgcgatgtaattattgcggatgcgcacattggaatatcgatgctgaaacgatatattgtgcgaTATAGTGAAACTGAAACGATATAGTGTTACTTACTTTATAAAAGCACTTTGTGAGAGTCCAAACACATTAACTGTATGATGAAGCCTATTAAATTGCCCTTAGCAAAATCATGAAAGCAAAatatatttctgtttgtttgtttttgatatttataaagtatatttaGGTAATATCAGAAAATCAAGTGTGCCTCATTTTAAATATCATCACATGAGTGATATTGCAAATGCGATTAGCATTTTAGACATGCCATAGATTTTCCTGTTTTGCCAGGGAATATAGTTCCAAACAAAGCAAAACTGcaggcttttattttcaaaagACGGTGTTCTTGAACAAACTGAGTGAGCTAATATTTCAGTGATGCTTTTATAGTCATTTAGTTTGTTATTAAATGAGTCAaccattttgaatgaatcattttaatttaaataattatttattgaggAACTTACAAGAACCAATGGCCCTAATATTTTAGAAAGTGTACTGGCCGGTTTAAAACACCACTTCCTTGATGTCATTAAATCTGTCAAAGTTTGACTTGTCTGATAAACACCATTGATTTCCTAAACTCGAAACATTCTAATCTGAAATTTAGTAATGGTGACGATTGACTGATAGGCTGTCgattcattgtgttttgtttcaaCCAAagcagtttgtttttattttatagtgaaGATACCTCtgacattttgtttcttttttgttagTATCTCTCACTTCtactattttaaagtcatttctTTTTAATAGGTAATATAAATATGTCTTCTGGTAAAAGTGATGTAACCTTAGGGgctttttaaatgagtaaatcACTAACCCGACAGCATCATACACAAATCTAAGCCTATATAGCTTTATACGTTTAAATAGGAAGTGATTTTATGCGTTTACAATCACTGCTGTATTTATAACCATTTGGACAGAGTGGAAAATGTCATTTGGTTTGGATAATCTGCTTTTTAATACAAACTGTCTTTCTTTCAGCTGAACAGCCCCAAAATAACTcccatttttctttttattaattacagtacAAATGTCACTTGCACAAAACCATTTCCTGCAGCCAAGGATCCATATTTTGATTATTGTCTTACCATGTTGAACAACTAAAgtattaaatgtgtgtgtaataCAAAATCTAACTATATTTATTCTCTGCTGAAAGGCTTGTACTTCCAGATATCCTTTATAACAAACACAGTTTGACTCTTCTAAAAGGCTGTTGTGCTTTAATCTCTTTCTCACAGAACCAACGTTGTGATGAACTATACTGAAACTGAGTCGAAAGTTCGGGAAGCCACCAATGATGACCCATGGGGACCTTCTGGACAGCTAATGGGAGAAATTGCGAGGCAAGTGGAGGGGAATTTGGTGATTGATCTGCATTTATCTGGAAAGCAGTTGAGCGTGCATCCTTAGATAATCTTTTATTTTGGTTAATTTCAGGTGCACATTTATGTATGAACAGTTTCCAGAGGTAATGAACATGCTGTGGACAAGAATGCTCAAAGACAACAAGAAAAACTGGAGAAGAGTTTACAAGGTGTGCAATTATTGATAAGTATTGGGTTTTTGGTTAAACAGTAGTGTCTTAGGCAGCTATttaccattttgagggatgtaaacaaaaataatggtCCCAACGGGTTTCctgtttgacatttttaattcCTATAACTTCCGAGAAttcaaacatttttaacattaagttatgattgaattgccaaTTGTTAtggttataaaatagtttgattacaagcaggaaatgttcatgggccagtgacctcaccatattgaaatggtccattgtttttttttgtgctgagTTTGTGCTTATTGCAATATTGAATGCTTTGCCTGCACTGTGATCTGTTTTGAGCTTTTCTGTCTTCCCTATTTCAGTCTTTACTGCTGCTGGCTTACCTGATCAGAAATGGGTCTGAACGCGTGGTCACGAGCGCAAGAGAACACCTGTATGATTTGCGCTCAATTGAGAGCTATCATTGTGTCGGTGAGTAAACTACACAAAGACGAGTGCTCGTATAATTATTTGTCTGTCATCAACGCTGTTTGATGTTTCTCAGATACAGGTCAGTGATGGATGAATGGGTTTTTGTGTTTCAGACGAGAACGGCAAGGACCAGGGTGTCAATGTGCGTCAGAAGGTGAAGGAGCTTATAGAGTTTGTGCAGGATGATGACAGATTGAGAGAGGAAAGGAAGAAGGCTAAGAAAAACAGGGACAAGTATATAGGCGTGTCCTCTGATAGTATGTCAGGCTTCAGATACTGTAAGTACCTAATGTCTTCTCTTTTCttaacttacacacacacacacacacccacattcatatatatatatagatatatatatatatatatatatatatatatatatatatatatatatatatatatatatatatatatatatatatatataagctattCAAGGTGTTTTACATCATATACATTAATCATGAGGAATTTATCTAAATGGGACTCTAAAAACGAGGAGGTCTTCTGTCCTTCTCTCCACCGTTATTATCCCTAGGGGATTTGCATTGCCAGATGAGTGAACTATACTGTAGGTTTATTTTAATACCCCGCATAGCTGCTTTTTCACATGACAGCATAAATTATGTTTTTGATGTCCTTGATTAGgaagcaaaagcaaaaaaaaaagcttgcctTCTTTTTGCAGTGCATGATTTGTAATGGCTGTTTCAGATTTAACTGGTATCTTGTTTTAGTTTAGTTCTGACAGTCGTTTAGCTCTAAAGCTTAATGAAACTTGATATGCGTGTATTTTAATGCGTTTTTGAGTTTGTGGCTTGCAAATTATATAGTAATATAACCACAGTTCTAAGATATTTTGGAGAGGAAGCATCACAGGCTTATTTCGCTTCTCTTTACATTCACATAAATTATGATGAATCTTATGATGAACCAAGTTGTGTGTCCCCTTAAAAGGAAAAAGGATTATATTTTGAATTGATATGAAGTTAAGTCTTTACAGTACCAGTTTTGGCATCTTTTTAGTATTAATTAAGCAGTACTTAATAAGAAGTGTAATTAACAAATGAGCATGgtaattaaagtaaatgttttgctaatatgTGTTGCACTGCCTACGTTTATGCTAATTAGGTAATTAGAATTGGAATAATCATTTAGAATAATAGAAATCacaaaagtgaacttacttttTACTttcagtaaaagtaaaaaaaaatcacaaaagtgAAATTAGAACTGGATTGGAAAGTGTGCTTAAttgtcataaaaataaattaaggagcatcatttttatttatgtaaaatggattttaattttatttttgatgacTCAGACATGTTTTTATGATGCAATTTTCCCCCTTAATTTCCTGTATTTCTTGAATGTAtgctgtgtttgtgtatgtgtatagcaAAACACACTGTTTTATGTATCCTACAGCGGAGGACAGGTTTGATTCCAGAGAGCCACGCTCAAAATGGGATGATGACTGGGAAAAGAACAAGGGAGCATTCCCTTTTAGTGAAAAACTGGGAGAGATCAGCGATAAGATCGGAAGCACCATTGATGACACCATTAACATGTTCCGCAAAAAAGACAGGGAGGATTCGCCTGACAGATTCAGGTCAGGACCCCTAGGCCATCTCACCTTCCCTTCTCAGATCACCTGGAAAAACCTATTCTTCTCACAAAatgcaaatgcataaatgttaCAACTAATTTAATCAACAGATTGTTGACAGCTGTTTATAACCAAGTGAATCGATCATGTCATGGACTGTTTtcctcatttttaaaaaaattctatagTGAGGCAGATGAGGAGCGCCGGGGAACGAGAAATGGGCAGTCGGGGAAATCTGAGTTTAAAGATGATGAAGAAACTGTGACAACCAAAAGCGTCCAGATCGTCCAGGCCACAGAGACCACTGCCACTCGTAAAAAAGGCGTTCCCTCAAAAACGATAGACCTTGGAGCAGCTGCTCATTACACTGGCGACAAATCCTCCAACAATTCTAACACAAACCAGGTAAAGAAGCACTACACAAAATCATTGGCTTTATAGCTAAATCTCTTGGTTAATAGAGACATCCGTTAATAAATCATGTgaatttacatgtattttataatatatcGACTCTACACTGACATCTTGTGGTAGCTGTTTAGAGTGGTTTCTCTTTTTGTTAATATAGACTACTACGACATCAGCAGTGAGTCAGCCCAGTTCTGGATTGGTGGACCTGTTCTCAGCAGATCCTGCACCTGCTCAACCAGCTTCCAAAGGTAcatagtcataataataataataataataataataaatattatttgttatgtGTCTCTCAAACTTAAAGTGCTACAAAACATTAAAACagtaatacaaaaaagaaaaaaaaacattgaacacCATAATGCTACAAATAGTTCAAAATGACAGCAATCCTCATAAATTTAAAGCAATACTAAAAAGGTGAGTCTGAAAAAGGTGGCATTCCTGATGGTTGTAGGTGAAGCATTTAATAATTTAGGCACGTGATAGGAGAATGCCCTACCTCCCATAGTGTTGAGTCTACAATGAGGCTGAAACCAAGTGAGACTCAATGCAGAACTTAAAATAtcatacgtaaaaaaaaaatatcacaaatatTACCAGGAGCAAATCCATAAactgctttttttaaaatcaaagttttaaaatcattttgtgaCTTGAAAGGTAGCCAGTGTAGTTGCTGAAGTACTGGAGTAATGTGGTAATGTGACGAAGGGTGTGTCAACACACATGCAGCTGAGTTTTGAACGTACTAAAATGTCCTGAGAAAACTAGCAGGAAGACCCCCAAAAACTGAATTGCAGAAATCTAGGCGGGATGTGATGAAGGTATAAGCAAGCCTCTCAGCATCTGGTATTGGAAGAAAGGGTCTAATGCGTGCAATGTTGTGTAgatgaaaaactgcttttgttaaaTGGAATTTTAAGCTAAGCTGAGCATCAAAAAGTATGTCAAAATTGTACATCTGTGGAGACGGTGATCATTAAAAGCCATCGACTGACAGCTTAAAATTGCTAACTTATCACCATTAGGAGAATCTCAGTTTTGCAAtggtttaatttaaaaatataagtcTGTGTCGTCAGCATAGCAGTGATAACCTACACCAAATTTTTGCAAAATTTGTCCAAGAGGTTGCATATAAATACTAAATAAGAGTGGACCAAGTACTCACCCCTGACACAGGAAGACCGTCCGTGATCTGACCACCCAAATAGACAAACTGTGAACGTTCAGATAGATATGAAGTGAACCAACTTAACACTGTTTCAGATAAACTAATCCAATTTTGAAGTCTGTCCAACAATATACTGTGACATTTAGTGTGACAttctcattcatttactttttggttGAGTACTTGATGTGAGTTCAATCCTCAGGGGAAAGCAAGAACTGAGGAAAAagtgtaagtcactttggatataAACCAattgcataaatataaataatacacaatGGTTCATACCTAAAGGAAGTAGGGTTAGCTGCAGGATAATTTGATAAAAGATTGAAATCTTGATTCAAACGCGTACACACTCTTGACAGTGAGTCAACCATAGTAATGCAATAA is from Danio rerio strain Tuebingen ecotype United States chromosome 14, GRCz12tu, whole genome shotgun sequence and encodes:
- the clint1a gene encoding clathrin interactor 1a (The RefSeq protein has 1 substitution compared to this genomic sequence) codes for the protein MLNMWKVRELVDKATNVVMNYTETESKVREATNDDPWGPSGQLMGEIARCTFMYEQFPEVMNMLWTRMLKDNKKNWRRVYKSLLLLAYLIRNGSERVVTSAREHLYDLRSIESYHCVDENGKDQGVNVRQKVKELIEFVQDDDRLREERKKAKKNRDKYIGVSSDSMSGFRYSEDRFDSREPRSKWDDDWEKNKGAFPFSEKLGEISDKIGSTIDDTINMFRKKDREDSPDRFSEADEERRGTRNGQSGKSEFKDDEETVTTKSVQIVQATETTATRKKGVPSKTIDLGAAAHYTGDKSSNNSNTNQTTTTSAVSQPSSGLVDLFSADPAPAQPASKGLSSDLIGGFADFSSPAAAASLPSSTAPASSGNGGDFGDWNAFPAAQQAVPAAQPVNPAGIDLFSGFQTAPAPAPVSTAPSSDLFDLMGSSQTTNFSTSQSLNFSMTTSQTIGMPTSKSQPSQTMGVPLMPQQPMAQKPNPKAPVPSTWSNSNVDISLDYLGPGMQPPKPSQPTLSMMQQGGQTPVNMMTQGFAGMNLGMQAAPSMVRPPTNTMVGGMNMSMQPGMTSSPMSMPQMGGMPVNQGMMGMNMNMGMSAATMGMPGGMGMGTGMPGMGMSPAMGQPKQDAFADFANFGK